Proteins from one Cicer arietinum cultivar CDC Frontier isolate Library 1 chromosome 3, Cicar.CDCFrontier_v2.0, whole genome shotgun sequence genomic window:
- the LOC101496501 gene encoding sphingosine-1-phosphate lyase, with protein MDYSSLTSHFNQFRTTANSFLSQYEPLTLLLAPLISLFLANAIRSFFNHLHENGLKATFLGFFMNFIKLIPGVKSYIDAEKQKVVDKMQSDGKSKREGWNTELPNAGLGTSALEKMREEKRNDAVWQGKCSGTVYIGGSESGEHFSLINEACSMFAHTNPLHLDVFRSVVRFEGEVVAMTAALLGSKEKTSGGQICGNMTSGGTESILLAVKSSRDYMKSKKGITRPEMIIPESGHSAYDKAAQYFNIKLWRVPVNKNFQADVKAIRRHINKNTVLIVGSSPGFPHGIIDPIEELGNLASSFGICFHVDLCLGGFVLPFARELGYDIPPYDFSVKGVTSISVDVHKYGLAPKGTSIVLYRNHEIRKHQFVAVTEWSGGLYVSPTIAGSRPGSLIAGAWAAMMSLGKTGYLENTKAIMEGSKRLQKGIEEIAELFIIGKPDMTIVAFGSDVLDIFEVNDIMSSKGWHLNALQRPNSIHICVTLQHVPVVEDFLRDLKESVKTVKENPGPISGGLAPIYGAAGKMPDRGMVQELLVDFMDGSY; from the exons ATGGATTATTCTTCATTAACTTCTCACTTTAATCAATTTCGAACAACAGCGAATTCGTTTCTCTCACAATACGAACCCCTCACTTTACTTCTTGCACCTCTCATATCTCTCTTTCTCGCCAACGCAATTCGCTCCTTTTTCAACCACCTTCACGAAAATGGACTCAAAGCCACTTTCCTAGGGTTCTTCATGAACTTCATCAA ATTAATCCCTGGTGTGAAGAGTTATATAGATGCTGAAAAACAGAAG GTTGTGGATAAGATGCAGTCTGATGGTAAATCTAAAAGAGAAGGTTGGAATACAGAGTTGCCAAACGCAGGGTTGGGGACATCTGCCCTTGAGAAAATGAGAGAGGAGAAAAGAAATGACGCAGTTTGGCAAGGCAAATGCTCGGGTACAGT CTACATTGGAGGAAGTGAATCTGGTGAACATTTTTCTTTGATTAATGAGGCATGCTCAAT GTTTGCACATACCAATCCCTTGCATTTGGATGTATTCCGGAGTGTTGTACGCTTTGAGGGAGAAGTGGTTGCAATGACAGCGGCACTTCTTGGAAGTAAAGAAAAGACATCTGGAGGACAAATATGTGGCAACATGACATCAGGAGGGACTGAAAGTATATTATTAGCTGTTAAATCATCTCGCGACTATATGAAATCCAAGAAAGGAATTACAAGACCCGAAAT GATAATTCCTGAATCTGGTCATTCAGCATATGACAAAGCTGCACAGTATTTTAACATCAAACTATGGCGTGTTCCAGTTAACAAGAATTTTCAAGCAGATGTGAAAGCAATTAGAcgtcatattaacaaaaataccGTTTTG ATTGTTGGATCTTCTCCTGGGTTTCCTCATGGGATAATAGACCCCATCGAA GAACTTGGTAATCTAGCATCAAGCTTTGGCATTTGTTTTCATGTGGACCTTTGCCTTGGTGGCTTTGTTTTACCTTTTGCTCGTGAGCTTGG GTACGACATTCCACCTTATGATTTTTCTGTTAAAGGGGTAACATCAATATCAGTGGATGTGCATAAATATGGGTTAGCTCCCAAAGGAACAAGTATAGTTCTATATAGGAACCATGAAATCAGAAAG CATCAATTTGTTGCCG TTACCGAGTGGTCTGGTGGATTGTATGTATCTCCAACCATAGCTGGAAGCAGACCTGGATCCCTTATTGCTGGTGCATGGGCAGCAATGATGTCTCTAGGGAAA ACAGGTTACTTGGAAAATACAAAAGCAATTATGGAAGGATCAAAAAGACTACAAAAAGG CATTGAGGAGATTGCTGAGTTGTTTATCATTGGAAAACCCGATATGACAATAGTGGCTTTTGGATCCGATGTTCTGGATATATTTGAAGTGAACGATATCATGTCATCCAAAGGGTGGCATTTGAATGCATTGCAGAGACCCAACAG CATCCATATCTGTGTGACACTGCAGCATGTACCAGTTGTTGAAGACTTCCTAAGGGATTTGAAGGAATCTGTGAAAACT